From the genome of Verrucomicrobiia bacterium:
TCAAAGACCCGGCCGCGCGGCGCTTCCATGGGGATGAGACGGATGCGGTTCTTGTCGCCGAGCGTGCGGTAATAGCTCCCGTTCCAGACCTGCACGATAAAAAGCGCAAGCGCCAGGACCAGAAGCCCGGTGAACATCGCAATTTTGAGAATCAGAAAACGCATGAATTCGCCTTCAGCGGAAAAGCTCGTACTGCTGCCGGTAGCTCCGCTCGCGGTCGTCGAACAGGATCGACATCAGGAAAAAGAAAAGAGGTGAAATCAACGCCGTGTAAACCGAAGAAATAAGGACCGAGCGCCACGTCATCGTGAAAACCGGGTGGCCGTCGAACTGCGCGGCGCCCGTCGCGATAATGGATTCGATGCCCAGCACGAAAAGAAACGCCGCGGTCTCCTTGACCAGAAGCGACTGGCGATCCATTTTCTGGACGGCCCAGTGGAGGAAAAATGTCATGAGCACGACTGCCGCGGTCTCGATGCCGGCCACCGGGCTCGTCGTGAGGTCGCGCAGCGCGCCCA
Proteins encoded in this window:
- the mreD gene encoding rod shape-determining protein MreD, with the protein product MYRVFSSRLMVLLLVLLCLDLTVAPLIQVLGAQPLFLYLVILYVAFYWPGAKLLPLAGLVGALRDLTTSPVAGIETAAVVLMTFFLHWAVQKMDRQSLLVKETAAFLFVLGIESIIATGAAQFDGHPVFTMTWRSVLISSVYTALISPLFFFLMSILFDDRERSYRQQYELFR